In the genome of Massilibacillus massiliensis, one region contains:
- the ftsY gene encoding signal recognition particle-docking protein FtsY → MGFFDKLKKGLANTRQSFTEKIEQIVIGYAKIDDEFLDDLEEALIMADVGVKTSTRLMEEIRKGIRNKEIKEPGDLKPFLQEKITAILNEGEDTSIMAENPPTVIEVVGVNGVGKTTTIGKLGNYYREQGKTVMLAAADTFRAAAIDQLEIWGERIQADLIKHSEGSDPAAVAFDAVKAAKARKVDVLIIDTAGRLHTKFNLMEELKKISRVIQKEIPEAPHETLLVLDATTGQNAINQAELFSKAAPVSGVVLTKLDGTAKGGVVIGIKSELNMPVKWIGVGEGINDLRPFHADEFAKALFDDK, encoded by the coding sequence TGGCTATGCCAAAATTGATGATGAATTTTTAGATGATTTAGAAGAAGCTTTAATTATGGCTGATGTTGGCGTAAAAACATCTACACGTTTAATGGAAGAAATTCGTAAAGGGATTAGAAATAAAGAAATAAAAGAGCCGGGAGACTTAAAGCCATTTCTACAAGAGAAAATTACTGCAATTTTAAATGAAGGTGAAGATACAAGTATAATGGCGGAAAATCCACCTACTGTAATTGAGGTTGTTGGCGTAAATGGAGTTGGTAAGACGACAACAATTGGTAAATTGGGCAATTATTATAGAGAACAAGGAAAAACTGTAATGCTGGCAGCTGCTGATACATTTAGAGCAGCTGCAATTGATCAATTAGAAATATGGGGAGAAAGAATTCAGGCTGATCTAATCAAACATTCAGAGGGTTCTGATCCGGCAGCCGTTGCATTTGATGCAGTAAAAGCTGCAAAAGCAAGAAAGGTCGACGTATTGATTATTGATACTGCGGGACGGCTACACACGAAATTTAATCTTATGGAAGAATTAAAGAAAATTAGTCGGGTAATTCAAAAAGAAATTCCAGAGGCTCCACATGAAACACTTTTAGTATTAGATGCTACAACAGGACAAAATGCTATTAATCAAGCCGAACTTTTTTCAAAAGCCGCACCAGTTTCTGGAGTTGTTTTAACTAAATTGGATGGAACAGCAAAAGGTGGAGTTGTTATTGGGATTAAATCAGAATTGAATATGCCTGTCAAGTGGATTGGTGTTGGTGAAGGGATAAATGATCTTCGTCCATTTCATGCAGACGAGTTTGCAAAAGCATTATTTGATGACAAGTAA